GTCTTCTTGACTAGAGGCTAGGTCATTTGCTATTTTCAAGATTTCCTGGGCATCGCTCTCATGATGGGGGCGAGGGAAATGCCCCTTAGCTTCAGCAAACTTGTGTAGAGCTTGAACACCAATGTGGAGCTGCTGCGGACGGTCAAACTTGGCGAAATCTGACATCAGAAGCTCCGgcttcttgatctgctcaGAGAGTGGCTGGAAATCGACGAATTTAGGCATTTTAACCTGTGTGAACAGACCACCACCCTGGTACGTGCCAAGGTCGGACACGTCTCCGATGGTAAAGGAATATGGCCCCTTGACGGTGACCTTCCTCGGTGCACTGTTGTTCAATCCGTCCATACCCTTCACTTCGGTGAATGTCACAAAATCACCGTCTTCTAGACCATGGCGGGTTTCGTCGAGCGCTGAAACTAGACCTTCTTCGGAGATGTCTGCTACAATCCCATTCACGGGATCTTCACCGGTCGAGTCACCAACGGTGAAGTTCTTCCCAAAGTCGTTGAAAAGGTAGCCGAATAGACCAAAGGTATCCGCTATTGTGAGGTAAATTCCGTTCTTGTGGCAGAAGTCTGCGATCGCAAGTTGCTCCTTCAAGGGAGTGAGAGTAAGAACGATCGCCTGGTAACGTTTCAGTTGTTCCAAGTTTCCCGACAGGTTGCTGCCCTCATGAATTGTGACTGGGACATAGGAGTTCAGTTCAGCAACTCTCGGAGCGGTCGCCTCGGCGCGGGGCTTGCCAACATCTTGGGGCTGAAGGAAGAATTGAGAGGAGAGATCGGAAATAGCAACGGGGGCAGGATCGTATAAAGTAAGGGACTTGACACCGGCGAGAGAAATGTTTTTGGCTATTATCGTTACTACTTGGACGAGGTAGGTATATTTGGCTCGAACTCACCGATCTCAACACCAAGACCCTTCAAACCAACAACGAGAACGTTCGATGAGCCCATGCGCTTCATAGCCTCATGACCAAGCACATACCTAAATGATAATATTAGGGTCAAACTTgtggagaaggggaagattCGTGGGCGCACTTACAGCTGTCGGCTGTACAAGGACTCGTCGATGTCGCCATGCTTGATCTTTTCGACCGTATCTTGCGAGGGGGTATCGACCTGCATTTTGGAGTCCTAAGAATATTAGCACACATAGGCTTATTGCTCCAAGCCAGCCGAGTCAAGCATACCGTCATGGCCTTTTTCTCCGGTCGAGTTTCAGAATCGGCAGACGCTCTTCGCTTTCCCAGCTTCGCGGCGTCACGAACGGGAAGATCGGAGGAGGGAATCGTGAAAACGTGGAGATGAAAGCCTTGCTCTAAGCAAGACTTTCAAGTATTATCGACTTGTGTCTACAATTCTCAGGATAGACCCgagaggaagcagaagcggTGAAGTCCGACAGGCGGATGGAGCTTGGAAGCTCAGAACGCGGGGTCGGACAGAGGGAGGGTGAGGAGAGTTATGTAGGATATCTAAGAGGAGAGGGAAGTAGCGAGGAGTGAGCGAAAACAAcagaggtgatgatggaggaggagtatGAAAAAGAGGCAAGGAAGTTTGGTAAGTTAATAATCACTCGAGAATGATATCTAGAGGCTTCGACGCAACCGTTGGAGGGGAAGATGATTAACTTAAGCCAGTGCCTTAAGGTTACTAAGCTGTTGCCTTACGCATAAACATGAGAACATTCAGCatttctgcctgaggctaTATTTTATGCCTAAGGTCTAAAACACTGGATCACGTGACCTGAAACCGGGGACAGTGCCTCTTTAATGGGCAACAGGCTTGCTCTTCAACTACGGAATAGAGGTCAGATTTGTTAGATTTcaatttaaaattaaagaagCAACGGGATATAAAGCCAAGAGGAACTACGACGTCCATCCCGGCCGCTCTGGCTCCCGACAATCGGCAAGCCGAGCAGGGACTAGGGATCACACCAGAAATTTTCTCTTCGGGCCGGACAATGCCGCAACGGTGGGCTAATTCCGCGCGTTGACAACTTGACACTGATtgataagctttaataacATATCTCTGAAGGATCGTGCGGCCCCGGTTGGTTGTGTCCGTTTCATAATATCCACTTTTATATGGGCTTTCCCATGCAGGACTGCACCGAAAAGCAAATATCGATGGACCCTGTTTCAGGTACAATAGTTTTATAATCATGACTGATCATGTCCTACTACCAATTGATTCATTCCTGTGGAGTTTCGCAGTTTTGGCTTAGGCCAGTGACGAAGCTTAATAATTGTTTCCGGTGAGGACTTTTGCATAGGGGCCTGGGAAGTACTGCGTATAAAGAAGCCGTGTCATGCCGTATTTCCAAATCCAGAGGAAACGATCATCAAACCTTGGGTTTTCGATACTAGTGCAAAATGCTAGTTTCCTCCTTTGTTTTTGCGGCACTCTCACTAGGGGTAGCGGCAAGCCGCCCATATGATTATATCGTTGTTGGCGGAGGTACCAGCGGATTGGTCGTTGCCAACAGACTTTCAGAACTGAACAATGTCACTGTGGCTATCATCGAAGCTGGCGGCTCTGTTTTCAACAACTCCGATGTCACTGATGTCTTGGGCTATAGTCTAGCCTTTGGAAGCGAGGTCGACTGGGCCTACCAGACCGAGAACCAGACATATTCCGGAGGCCTGAAGCAAACCATTCGCGCCGGAAAGGCCCTTGGTGGCACGAGTACTATCAACGGTAAGCCTTGCTCTGTTTTACTTCAAAAGTATGTGCTTTAGGGCTTCCACTAAGACCTATGCCTCTTAAGGAATGTCCTACACCCGAGCCGAAGACGTGCAAATCGATAATTGGGAACTTGTTGGAAACAAGGgatggaactggaagagtCTTTTCCCATACTACAAGAAGTCGGAAGGGTTCCAGGTGCCCACTGCAGACCAAATTGCTCATGGTGCTAGTTATGACGCAAACTATCATGGCACGAAGGGGCCTCTGAAGGTCGGCTGGCCCACAGGAATGACCAATAGCAGTGTCTTTCCTGTTCTCAACAAGACCTTTGAGAAGCTGGGTGTCCATTACAACCGCGACTCGGAGGGAGGCCAGATGGTCGGATTCACGGTCCATCCTGACACCGTTGACAGAGAAAACAATGTCCGCGACGATGCTGCCAGAGCGTACTACTGGCCATATAAAGCTCGGTCTAATCTGAAAGTAATCTCCAACACCACTGCCAACAAGATCATCTGGGCAGACACCGACaatggtgatgctgttgctATCGGAGTTGAGGTCACCGGTGCTCATGGAGTGCAAAAAATCTATGCTTCCAAGGAGGTCGTCTTGTCAGCTGGAGCGTTGAGGTCACCAGCGCTTCTTGAGTTGTCCGGCGTTGGAAACCCGGACATTCTTCGCAAATATAATATCCCTGTGAAGGTGAACCTCCCCACTGTTGGTGAGAACTTGCAGGATCAGACGAACAATGGTCTCTCCTGGGAAGGTAAAGAGACTTGGACTGGCCTTGCGACATTCTCTGCTCTGCCCTCTGTCAACCAAATTTACGGTAAAAATGTCACTGCTTTGGCATCATTTGTCAAAGCCAACCTCGCCAGTTATGCGAAGGCCGTATCAAAGGCCTCGAACGGCGCAGTGAAAGAGTCCGATCTCATGACTGCGTTCAAGCTTCAATACGATCTGGTCTTTAAGTCGCAGGTCCCATATGCAGAAATCGTCTTCTCTCCTAGCGGTCAATCGTTTGCCGCGGGTTTCTGGCCTCTACTTCCTTTCTCGCGGGGTAATGTTCACATTAAATCTGCCAATGCCTCGCAGATCCCCGCTATTAACCCGAACTACTTCATGTTTGGGCAAGATGCTGAAGCTCAGGTCGTCGTGGCTCAGTATATTCGCAAGACCTTCGGTACTGCACCCCTCAGCGGTATTGTAGGAGACGAGGTTTCTCCAGGACTCGACGCTCTTCCTGAAACCGCATCAAACTCCACATGGAATAAATGGGTTAACGCAAACTGTAAGTGTTTTGAGCACATCGAAAGGTCAAGCATACCGCTAACCCGCGTCTAGATCGCCCCAACTATCACCCAGTCGGCACTGCCAGCATGCTCCCGCGAGAGAATGGCGGTGTTGTTAACACCGAGCTCAAGGTTTATGGCACTAAGAATGTCCGTGTTGTTGATGCCTCCGTTCTGCCTTTCCAGCTCTGCGGACACTTGATGAGCACTCTCTATGCAGTGGCTGAGAAGGCTTCAGATCTGATCAAGGAGAGCCACACTGCTTAGCGGGACATGGTTGACGACGCCGGAAGCAACTGATTTTCAAATGCTCGCAATCACTGCGGATGAATTGTATTGATAGGGGGACGGATAGAATGTGAATTGGAATGTGCAATGTTTTATGTTAGTAATCTCTGTAGGGAGGACTGTATAACTGGCTGGTCTTGGCGTCTGTGGCTCCTGCTCGGTTGGTGAAGTGCACCTGTGATCGCAGGGCGAAAGAACCACATGCAATTTCAGCCTGCCCCAGGCCCCTGGGTATTTAGCGAAAGCTACTTCCGGATTGTCGTCCATGACACAACTAGACGTCTCTCCAACAGCCGTAATTGCCCTCCATCGCGTTTCCTGTCGATAATTTGTCACGCGTCGCGGCGGAATACTCTAGTTAATTCGGCGGTCCGGAATACAGCTCCCTATGACAGCACCCGCTCTCTCTTTTACATGTGTCGGCTTGAGATCCTGGGAAGTGGGCTTTTGTACTGGCAACGCCAAAAGTCGGTGCAGAGCAGCAAGGACCAGCCATACCGCCTAGTGTGAGTGCTTGTCGTAGTTCTCCCCGCTGCCTGGAAACTAACTAACCGCAAACGCCGTAGAGAGCTTCAGCCAGGATGCTCCACgagatcctcctctccctctccggCCAGCAGTCGTCTCTCTTCAGCTTCCAAACCGAAGAAGATTCCGTCGCTGAAGAATCCTTTCCGATCCTCTCGCCCCCGGAAAAAGCACTCCTTACCTCCCTCGCCCGTCTGAGCCGCCTTCATGCTCGACTTCGCGCCCACACGGCTCTGATCTGCTCCTCACATCCGTCGGTCATATGTCGCGCTGTTTCCACCGCCATCCGTAGTCACCATCTCGATGcgttccagaagaagatccttgAGGTGGAGAAGGCCATCTTAGTCGAGGATAGTGGCTATGTTGGAGGTTACGGAATAGTCCCGCTCGCGACGGTTGTCGGTGAATTCAAACCCTGGACACGAAGATTGGAGTGGCTTTGGGGGATTGGGCGGTTTATCCAGCCGACAAACAAGAAGGACCAGTCTCAGAGCTGCACCGGTGCGGGTTTGATAGACCATCTTCGCGGGGAGTCGCAGACAGGATATGTCGACATCGAAGAGATCGCGCTGCAGCTGGTCAGCGCCGCAGAAACCGCGTGGATGAGGCAACTTTCTACATGGCTGCTCTATGGAAATCTCCCTATTCTGGGAAAAGGCGACTTTTTCATCCAAGAAACCGATGCAGGTGGGGCGGAAGGACAGGATCCGGGCGCTCAATTTGCAATTCATACCAGACTAATCCCTCAATTTGTTTCGCCGCATACCGCTGCCTCGATATTGTTCATAGGGAAGACCCTGAATCTTATCCGAGCCAAACGGGGTCCTTCCAGCGGACATACCTCCGACGCTCTTTTAACGTCACCAGTTACCCTACATGGAGAACACATTGATCACCTTGCTGGGTTGAAGTCACCTATATCTGCTTCAAAGTTGTCGACCGCTGTCGACTCAATTAGGACGTCGCTGTCACAGAGCACGCTTTCAAAATTATTACCGCTTCCCAAGATCCTGGAGATCCTTTCTCTTTTGCACGACTTTCTACTCCTACGACGTGGTGAATTTGCTACAGCATTAGTATCACATGCCGACGCGAGGTTACGAGAACGACAGCGGATACCAGTGACCACGGCCACTAGGAATATTGTGTCTAACAGCGTCGACGGCCTTGCTATCAAGGAAGGGGACATAGCGACCACGCTGACCAACACCTGGGCGGAACTTTACTCCTTGCAAAATGAAGAAGACCCTGTagatgatgagcttgacCTCGCTACGGAGCTTGTTCGGCTCTCACTCAAAACGAAAGAAGACAACcagggactgggactgtTATCAGGTGAAGCGGGGGCCGAACTGGTAGCAGAAACCTCCAGCGTCCCGTTTGACGACCTTCTCTTTCCTACGTCAACATCCCTTTCGGTGCAGGTGCGGGCACCCCTGGACCTCTTCCTATCGGCATCCGAcattttaatatattccaAAGTGCACTCGTATTTGCTAGGCATCAGACGTGCACAGATTCGGTTGGGAAACCTATGGAAGCACACCCCAATCCGACGAAGTCACCCATCGCCTTGGGGCCCGCCGCGGAGTAATAGTCGATTTGGACAGAGTAGACTCCGGATGGGCAGGCAACGCGAAAATGCTAGAACAAGCCAAATGCGGGCTATCTGGGCAACAAGCAGCGCATCTCTATTTGTGCTTTCAGAAATAGGAAGCTTTTTCCAGGGAGAAGTCATTAATGGGTCATGGCAGCACTTCTGTGAATGGATAGAAGCAGGGGTGTCTGATTCTGGTTCGACGCCCGGATCCCGACCCGGAACTGCAAGTTCATCAAAGGCGCGGAATCAAGGTCTTGCCACGGCCATGGATGAGCAAAGTGAAGAACCTGGATCGGAGGCGGCACCTCCTAGACGGCACGATCCAGAAGCCCTCACGGCTGCGCACCGCCGGTACCTTTTTTCATTGGTACAGTCGCTCTTCCTCAACGACACACCTTTTACGAAAGCTCTGCGGGGTCTACTTGCGAGGATCGACCACTTCATCGCCCTCGTGATTCGATTGGAGAGCATCCAGCGTAACATGGATCTCGAAACCGATGAGGGGGTGGTTGACGCATTGGTAGACTACGCAAGTGAGGAACGCGAAGTATGGCAAGCGCTCAGGGCAGCGCGAGAAGACACAGAGAGGGGGATTAACGGGGTCGTAGCACGATTGCGCGATATCGACGACAGCCGAGCAGAGGAGGGGCGAATGATGTTCGAGCCGACGACGAGCGCCACTGGGAGCTGGACACTTGGCCATGCAAATGGGTGCTCGTTTGTGCCGCGCAAAGCTGCGGGCGTCGACCGACTGCTGATGAAGCTAGACTTTGGGACCACGATGGGTTAAGGGGACCTCCTCATGGGAGCGCACGGGTACCTATGGAGTACGGGCTGATAGCGAAACTGCATTTTATGGAGCTTTACTGACGATCTAATGTAATGAGAATGATTGACGAGCTCAAAGATCCGCTTCGAGAACATTGCCTAGTTTGTTTGTAGTTGTTCCGTCGGGCCAGCAGGGATGTCCTAAAGCGGTAATCCGAGGCTCCGAGCCGGGGAGGCACTCGGAGTCCGAAAACATCGTGACAACAAAgtcttctctcttctgcaAAGACTGGCTTCTCTCATGTTGCCCGAGACGCGGCCATGCAGGCAGTTGAGGCGACCGGTGGCAATTAAAAGTCTGAAGCAACGCCAAGACCGCAAGGGCTCAGTGATGATGGGCACTAAGGCAGGTTCATTATTCTATTCTAAGAGCCAAGCAGGGTTCACTGGCCGAAGACCGATATCAAGGTTGGGGGGATTCCGGGGTCTGGTGCACAGTGCACTACTGGGCAAGTCAAGTCGACCATGGTGAGATCTGGGAATCAAAGTTCGTATAGACGGCATATGACTGGAGTGACACCACCACTTGGGCCCGCGTCTCGTCTCCCATTGGAACGCGGCAGCAGGAGCcatccttcaccatcaacccATCAATCTATCAAAGATGTGGATTCCCCCATCGACTATTGCTTGATCCTGGGCTGCTGCGAGACGACGATGCGACAGCGATGGAGCTCTTGCTCTTGAACAGCCCTACCGTCGTGGCGACGGGCAAGGACCAGAATAGCACCGATACTTCCCCATATCTCGGGATGCCCGTTTGTGTCTCTGGGTGGACCGTACTTTGCGCACCCCGTGGACAACCCGACATGCCTCGACCAGCCGATCAGACTTTGGCTTGCCTGTTCCGGTAATCGAAGTCAGAAATGAAATCTCACGATGCTCACCTGAGCTGCTCCCTGCCTTCACAGCCCCTTCGAGGCCTTCCATCCCACTGCCCATCAATCCTCCGGGGCATGCATAACCCATTCACCGCTGCCGGCCTCCTTTCACCCCCAGCTGTGTCTTCCTGTGCCTCGACGGAGCCCAGCTATCTCCTTTCTCCACCCAGGTGGTCACCTGCGGCAATCTGAGACGCGTTGCCCTCTGTTGCATGAGTCTCCGAGATCGAGCCCGACGTTCCATGGCTCCAATTCTGGATCGCGATTGACTTCACGATGAAGGAAGCTCTGCAATTGAGGCAGTCACGCGGCCTTCGagaattttattttaattttaattttctttttgctcttACCCTTTCGTGAATTTTTTTTCGGGGCGCTTCGAGTGCGAGAGGGGTTACGTTTGCGGTGGCTCATAGATATAAACCCGTCCCCTTCAAGTTCCCTTGGGTCGCCTTCCATAGACTGAacatattcttcttcttcttcctcttaattaattctaatacCTGTGTCGCTTCTCCCATCTCCCAtctcctctctcctctcttaCCTCCGGCGGCACTTCTCTTCcgtcctccctcccctctttcAGCCCTATCTACATCCCTGCTACTTCTATATACTTCACACCACCACAATGCGCAGCACACTCTCGCGATCCCTCCCCCTGCGCTCGTCGCTCTGCTCAGCACGCTCATCTGCTGCTCCGgcatcagcatcatggaGCCGCATTCGCTCTCCCTTTGCCGTCCCCCGCTTCACCTACGCCACAGGCCCtgactcctccaagc
Above is a window of Aspergillus puulaauensis MK2 DNA, chromosome 2, nearly complete sequence DNA encoding:
- a CDS encoding GMC family oxidoreductase (CAZy:AA3;~COG:E;~EggNog:ENOG410PJ6X;~InterPro:IPR012132,IPR036188,IPR027424,IPR000172, IPR007867;~PFAM:PF00732,PF05199;~SECRETED:SignalP(1-17);~go_function: GO:0016614 - oxidoreductase activity, acting on CH-OH group of donors [Evidence IEA];~go_function: GO:0050660 - flavin adenine dinucleotide binding [Evidence IEA];~go_process: GO:0055114 - oxidation-reduction process [Evidence IEA]) gives rise to the protein MLVSSFVFAALSLGVAASRPYDYIVVGGGTSGLVVANRLSELNNVTVAIIEAGGSVFNNSDVTDVLGYSLAFGSEVDWAYQTENQTYSGGLKQTIRAGKALGGTSTINGMSYTRAEDVQIDNWELVGNKGWNWKSLFPYYKKSEGFQVPTADQIAHGASYDANYHGTKGPLKVGWPTGMTNSSVFPVLNKTFEKLGVHYNRDSEGGQMVGFTVHPDTVDRENNVRDDAARAYYWPYKARSNLKVISNTTANKIIWADTDNGDAVAIGVEVTGAHGVQKIYASKEVVLSAGALRSPALLELSGVGNPDILRKYNIPVKVNLPTVGENLQDQTNNGLSWEGKETWTGLATFSALPSVNQIYGKNVTALASFVKANLASYAKAVSKASNGAVKESDLMTAFKLQYDLVFKSQVPYAEIVFSPSGQSFAAGFWPLLPFSRGNVHIKSANASQIPAINPNYFMFGQDAEAQVVVAQYIRKTFGTAPLSGIVGDEVSPGLDALPETASNSTWNKWVNANYRPNYHPVGTASMLPRENGGVVNTELKVYGTKNVRVVDASVLPFQLCGHLMSTLYAVAEKASDLIKESHTA
- a CDS encoding putative gamma-tubulin complex component GCP4 (COG:Z;~EggNog:ENOG410PKU6;~InterPro:IPR007259,IPR041470,IPR040457;~PFAM:PF04130,PF17681;~go_component: GO:0000922 - spindle pole [Evidence IEA];~go_component: GO:0005815 - microtubule organizing center [Evidence IEA];~go_function: GO:0043015 - gamma-tubulin binding [Evidence IEA];~go_process: GO:0000226 - microtubule cytoskeleton organization [Evidence IEA];~go_process: GO:0007020 - microtubule nucleation [Evidence IEA]); this encodes MLHEILLSLSGQQSSLFSFQTEEDSVAEESFPILSPPEKALLTSLARLSRLHARLRAHTALICSSHPSVICRAVSTAIRSHHLDAFQKKILEVEKAILVEDSGYVGGYGIVPLATVVGEFKPWTRRLEWLWGIGRFIQPTNKKDQSQSCTGAGLIDHLRGESQTGYVDIEEIALQLVSAAETAWMRQLSTWLLYGNLPILGKGDFFIQETDAGGAEGQDPGAQFAIHTRLIPQFVSPHTAASILFIGKTLNLIRAKRGPSSGHTSDALLTSPVTLHGEHIDHLAGLKSPISASKLSTAVDSIRTSLSQSTLSKLLPLPKILEILSLLHDFLLLRRGEFATALVSHADARLRERQRIPVTTATRNIVSNSVDGLAIKEGDIATTLTNTWAELYSLQNEEDPVDDELDLATELVRLSLKTKEDNQGLGLLSGEAGAELVAETSSVPFDDLLFPTSTSLSVQVRAPLDLFLSASDILIYSKVHSYLLGIRRAQIRLGNLWKHTPIRRSHPSPWGPPRSNSRFGQSRLRMGRQRENARTSQMRAIWATSSASLFVLSEIGSFFQGEVINGSWQHFCEWIEAGVSDSGSTPGSRPGTASSSKARNQGLATAMDEQSEEPGSEAAPPRRHDPEALTAAHRRYLFSLVQSLFLNDTPFTKALRGLLARIDHFIALVIRLESIQRNMDLETDEGVVDALVDYASEEREVWQALRAAREDTERGINGVVARLRDIDDSRAEEGRMMFEPTTSATGSWTLGHANGCSFVPRKAAGVDRLLMKLDFGTTMG